The nucleotide window TCATTAATTCTTTGGCTAATCTAAAAGCAGTATATTCAACTTCAGCGATTGAAATCGTTTTAATCATGTTGTTCCTAACAGTTTAAGAGTTTCTCCATATTCTTTTACGGTTTTCTTAACCGCTTTTTCAACCTCTATTTTTTGTTTTTTTGTTATCCCTTTTTCTAAAACTTCGCTTAGCTCTTTTTTATCAATAACAAAATTACGGCCAATTTTCATGGCTTTTATTTTTCCACTTTTTATTTTTTTATATACGGCAACGTGGCTAATTCCTAGAATTTTTGCCAATTCTGTTGTCGAAATAAAATCTTTGTTCTCCATAATCTATATTAACTGATATTTATAGGTTAATATATATTAACTTATATGTCAATAGTTAATATAAGCTTTTATTGAATTTCCAGAAGCTCAACTTCAAATATTAAAGTTGCGTTAGGCGGAATTACTCCTCCTGCTCCGGTTGAGCCATAAGCTAGTTCAGGAGCAATGGTTAATTTCCTTTTTTCTCCAACCTGCATTCCCAAAACTCCCTGTTCCCAGCCCTGGATGACCTGATTCGTTCCAAGAACAAAAACAAAAGGCTGTCCCCTATCCACGCTTGAATCAAACTTGGTTCCGTCCTCTAAAAATCCTGTGTAATCAACAGTGATTGTGTTATTGTCATCAGCTAATTTTCCTGCTCCCTCTTGCAAAACCTCTATCTTTAACTGGTTTTTAGCGCAGTCTCCCCGAAAAAAATCCCATTCATCGCACTGCGAATCATCGTTAAACAAACAAAATCCTCTTTGTCCGCTTTCAAATGTTTTAATTGATATTTGACCCCCCTGTTCTTCGCAGTAAACTGCTGCTGGATTAGCCAGGCCAACAGATCCGTTTTCTTCCATGATTTCTGTTTCTTCTGAGCCCATTTCTTGCTCTGTCCCCTTTTGGTAAAAACCGAAATAATACACTAGACCAATAATGATTAAAATTAAACCGATTATTAAAAGTTTGTTTTTCATATATTTTTATTTTACTTTATATTTTTATTATTTGCTATTTCCTTTTGATATTCAAAATAAGAATAGAAAAAGACAAAAACAACAAAACAAATCACCGGTATCATCACAAAATAAAAGGCATACTCAACAAAGAATATTCCCAGTAAAGCAATAACTGCTGAAATCTTAAATAATCTGCCCCCTATTTTATGAGTTTTGTCCCAAACCTGCTCGCTGCTCAATGTCCAAGGAGTCCTGATTCCGATAAACCAGTTTCTTTTTGCCTTTTCAACCAAAATGCCAGCATAATACAAAAGAACAGCTAAAGACGGAATCATCAAATAAGTCATGTTAAACCTGAATCCCAGATTCCAGAAAATGGTAAGCAGATAAATATATAATAAAAACAACAATAAGATAATAATGAATCCGTCAAAGTATCCTTTAAACTTTTTAATGTTTTCTTTAAAAGGATCTATCTTGGGAATGAAAAGAAAAAGCAAAGCAACCAATAAGGAGATAATCGGCATTAAGAAAGCAGCCCAGAACTTTGAAATGTATCCGTCAACCTGTCCTTTCTCATTCCAATGGGAAGCTGCTCTTTCCGGCATTTGAGGATAGAAATAAAAAGCAACGGCAAAAGACAGAATAATTATTAAAAAGATTATTATTTTAGTTTGTTTCATGTATTCATAATTTGTTCTTTTTATTGAAATATTTTTAAAAAATTTCAACAAAATCTATTCTATCAACTAAAACTTCTCCTAGCAAAGCAAAGGGAATGGCAACAAGCACTATAATGCCAACCACATGCTAGGTTATCGGCTCGTTGGTAACGATTTTAACAGTAATTAAATTTTCAACCACGCCAACAATTATTCCGAAAATCAAAAACTCCAAAAATACTTCTAATCTTTCCCACTTCATATTAAATAATTCTAACAAAGAAATACCTTGTCAACAACCGAAGATTGACAAAAACCGAATAGTTGGTATTATAAAATTGATCTTTGACAACTGAACAATGGTTAATTCTGAAAGCTCAACTACCATTTCTGCAAAAAATAAATAATATTACGAAAGGAGGTTATTATGAGTAAGCTTTCAGCTGCACAAATCTGGGAGGCTGCTTTAGGCGAACTACAGTTATCAGTCAATAAAGCAAGCTACGATACCTGGCTAAAAGACACAAAAGGCTTAAAGCATCAAGGAAGCTTGTTCGTTATTGAGGTCCCTACTATCTTTATTTCCGAATGGCTGCAATCGAGAATGTCTTCTCTCATCAAGCGAACTCTTGGCAATATTACTGGCCGAGATGACCTAGAAGTGCAGATTGTAATTGCCGGGAATGAGCTTGTCCCTGAAACGAAAGAACAGCAGGTTATACCCAAGCAGTTGGAACTACCAACCAGGCATACTTTTGAGACTTTCGTCGTAGGAGATTGCAATCGTTTTGCCTTTGAAATGGCTCGTGAAGTGGGAGGACAGTATAACCAAAAATCCAATCCACTCTATCTTTGTGGCGGATCAGGAACTGGAAAGACCCATCTGCTGCAAGCTATCTGCAAGCTGGCCAGAGCTAATGGATTCCAGGCGCTCCTTGTCA belongs to Candidatus Paceibacterota bacterium and includes:
- a CDS encoding helix-turn-helix domain-containing protein, with the protein product MENKDFISTTELAKILGISHVAVYKKIKSGKIKAMKIGRNFVIDKKELSEVLEKGITKKQKIEVEKAVKKTVKEYGETLKLLGTT
- a CDS encoding FKBP-type peptidyl-prolyl cis-trans isomerase, which translates into the protein MFNDDSQCDEWDFFRGDCAKNQLKIEVLQEGAGKLADDNNTITVDYTGFLEDGTKFDSSVDRGQPFVFVLGTNQVIQGWEQGVLGMQVGEKRKLTIAPELAYGSTGAGGVIPPNATLIFEVELLEIQ
- a CDS encoding SdpI family protein, with the translated sequence MKQTKIIIFLIIILSFAVAFYFYPQMPERAASHWNEKGQVDGYISKFWAAFLMPIISLLVALLFLFIPKIDPFKENIKKFKGYFDGFIIILLLFLLYIYLLTIFWNLGFRFNMTYLMIPSLAVLLYYAGILVEKAKRNWFIGIRTPWTLSSEQVWDKTHKIGGRLFKISAVIALLGIFFVEYAFYFVMIPVICFVVFVFFYSYFEYQKEIANNKNIK